A single region of the Equus przewalskii isolate Varuska chromosome 26, EquPr2, whole genome shotgun sequence genome encodes:
- the B3GALT9 gene encoding beta-1,3-galactosyltransferase 9 produces MLHQELNIKTRGQFQEAHKVMFCRLRTHQWCFILFNVILFHALLFGADFVEEYFLHALPYVDIKVLEIKDKARKLNMDPVRSNLSKYYILSPSEVCKGKNIFLLSLIFSSSGNGTRRDLIRRTWGNVTSVGGHPILTLFALGMPVLVTTQQEIDKESHKNNDIIEGLFLDSAENETLKIITMTQWAVTFCPNALFILKVDEEMFVNLPSLVDYLLNLKEHLEDVYVGRVIHQDSPNRDPNSQEFVPLSEYPEKYYPDYCSGEAFIMSQEVARMIYVVFKEVTMMVPADVFVGICAKSIGLIPIHSSRFSGKRHIRYNRCCYKFIFTSSETTDAEMPLAWKEINNGKECTLFETYYGLISCKLLTYLDSFKRFHMGTIKNNAMYFGD; encoded by the exons ATGCTTCACCAGGAACTCAACATAAAGACAAGGGGTCAGTTTCAAGAGGCACACAAG gTGATGTTCTGCAGACTTCGGACTCACCAGTGGTGTTTCATTCTGTTTAATGTCATCCTATTTCATGCCTTGCTTTTTGGGGCTGATTTTGTGGAAGAATATTTTCTGCATGCTTTGCCTTATGTAGATATAAAGGTTCTTGAAATTAAGGATAAGGCAAGGAAATTGAACATGGATCCTGTAAGAAGTAATCTTTCCAAATATTATATCCTGAGCCCATCGGAGGTGTGTAAAGGGAAGAACATATTTTTGCTCTCTCTTATCTTCAGTAGCTCAGGAAATGGAACAAGGCGGGACCTCATCAGGAGAACCTGGGGTAACGTGACCAGCGTTGGAGGGCACCCCATTCTCACTCTTTTTGCTTTGGGAATGCCTGTTTTGGTAACTACTCAGCAAGAGATAGACAAAGAGTCCCATAAGAATAATGATATCATTGAAGGACTCTTCTTGGACAGTGCTGAGAATGAAACTCTGAAGATCATCACAATGACGCAGTGGGCTGTGACTTTCTGTCCTAATGCCCTGTTCATTCTGAAGGTTGATGAGGAGATGTTTGTTAATTTACCAAGCTTGGTAGACTATCTTCTCAACCTGAAAGAACACCTTGAAGATGTCTATGTAGGAAGAGTTATCCATCAGGATTCACCCAACAGAGACCCTAACAGTCAAGAATTTGTCCCTCTTAGTGAGTACCCAGAAAAGTATTACCCAGATTACTGCAGTGGTGAGGCCTTTATTATGTCCCAAGAGGTGGCTCGGATGATATATGTGGTTTTCAAAGAAGTAACCATGATGGTGCCTGCTGATGTGTTTGTAGGAATTTGTGCCAAGTCCATTGGCCTTATACCTATCCACAGTTCAAGGTTTTCTGGGAAACGGCACATCAGATACAACAGATGTTGCTATAAATTCATTTTCACATCCTCAGAAACTACAGATGCTGAAATGCCCTTGGCATGGAAGGAAATTAACAATGGGAAAGAATGTACACTGTTTGAGACTTACTATGGGCTCATTTCCTGCAAACTTCTAACATATCTTGACAGCTTTAAACGTTTTCACATGGGTACCATAAAAAACAATGCCATGTATTTTGGTGATtag